The DNA window CTTACAGTATTGGACTAGCCACAGGTGCGCTTTtattttagagtgaactatataaaTAGCATTCctaatctttcactttcgcacgaaaatggtacatgatctttgttttatatcgtttttgggacctcgtgacaaaaataactttaGGTACCAAACATTTGATATTTGAGTCATAGAGGGTatatccaaaaatgaaatttctcttttttttacttttcttctttcctttttcttcttagtttctattttctcttaattcttttttcttccctttcttctttcttttagtattttatacaTACAGCTAATTgacattcataatataaactAAGGacaaaatacctaattaaatcaattgtttaaactaattaaatcaatattctttaattttattattttatttcattttaggactaaaacacctaattaaaaatattcaatcattctatattattataaatatgattcataattttaaattttattgaaattatattgaagtcattaataatataaaataataacaattattattattatttaatattatcattcatattttaaataagtttattacaattatttattaattacgaattatttgtgttataataatataattataattaattagaattaaaactataaatataattaagaatgggtcataatttgaattacattaaaaataaattaaatattaattattaatagtagtagtagtattagtgttataataatataattataattaaatataattaaaactataactATAACTAAGAATGAGTCatcatttacattaaaaaaaataaattaaataataattattatgaCGACGACGAcaacgacgacgacgacgacgacgataataataatgatgatgatgatgatgatgatgatgatgatgatgatgatgatgatgatgatgatgatgatgatgatgatgatgacgacgacgacgacgacgacgatagtagaaaaaaatagaggagATATATAGTACATCATTTTAGGTTCTCTTTTTTGTGTATGGTAAATAGGTTTCACATTGCACTAACTCAccccactcacattttattataaaattaatataaaaaaaattggcaccatatttcactaacttttctaaTCCACTATTTTTTACGTTTCTTAGAACACATGTCCACACTAAATAGACTCGTATTATAGAATGGTgggaatataaaatttgtttacCATTTTACATTGGAGAATTAGAAAATGAGGAAGCAATATATAAATGCACTGCAACCTGTACTCCATTAGTAACAATTCTTTTGGGAAGtgtcccaaaaaataaaaccgTTGAAGGTTTTAATAGAAatggacaatatcatactaaatGCACTGCATCGAATAACCCTCACAAAATTTTCTGAAATAAtggtatattttatatattccatATGTATCACTTAAATCGAATAATTTTGCATGCATGGTTCtagtgcaaaaaaaaaaaaaacatttgagCAAccctatttttcttttctttttctttttttcttttcatcacaGGCCACTTCTGTGCAACAAAATTCGTCATTTTTCCTTTGGCTTTGTTGttttttatcatcaaataTCGTAGAAGGCATTTGTCCGTGTATGAAGGAAATAGAACGCTTCCTGCAAAGCAATAACAAACTCACTGCAATTAGATACTCCTACTCGGACATTAAAAGGATGACCAAAGGTTTTGGAGAGAAACTAGGCCAAGGAGGCTATGGTGATGTTTACAAAGGAAAACTCCGAAGTGGAAATAAAGTAGCAGTAAAAATGCTAAGAAATTTAGGAGGAAATGAGCATGACTTCATGAATGAAATTGCAACTATTGGAAGGATCCACCATGTCAATGTGGTGAAACTTGTTGGATACTGTGCACACGGATCCAAACGTGCCCTTGTGTTTGATTTCATGTCAAATGGTTCCTTGGACAAGTACCTATTCAATCAAGAGAAAATGAATTCTTTGAATTGGGCTAAGAAATTTGAGATTGCAGCGGGAGTGGCTCGAGGGATTGAGTATTTGCACCGAGGTTGTGACATCCAGATTCTGCATTTTGACATCAAACCTCACAATGTGCTTCTCAATGATAACTTCATCCCAAAAGTATCAGATTTTGGGCTTGCGAAATATTTCTCCAAAGAAAAGAACAGTGTGACCTTGACCGCAGCCAGAGGTACCATAGGCTATGTTGCTCCGGAATTGATCAACAGAGGCATTGGCACAATCTCATACAAAGCTGATGTGTATAGTTTTGGAATGATGCTAATGGACATAGTTGGCTTAAAGAGAGATTTGGTTGGAAACAATGATAGTTCTAGCAAGTATTTTCCGTATTGGATATATGATCACATCAACCAAGGCAAGGACTATACTGAAATTGCATGTGTTGATAAAAATGACGGCACGAGGGAAGTTTGTCGAAAGATGACAATAGTTGCATTGTGGTGCATACAAATGAATCCAGGTGATCGTCCTTCGATGAATGAAGTGTTGAAAATGTTGGAAGGAGATGTTGAGCATCTACGGATTCCTGAATATCCATCTCAGTCAACGCAGACAGTAGCAAATGTGGATCAAACAGGAACTACATGTTCGTCTGATTATGTGTCATTTCCACACCATGATGATTCTTTTCCCAGTGTGGAGATCACTGTGCAAGAGTGATCAAGTTTGCATAAGCAGTCTACATTAGTAATATGCACATAaggatttgttttatttgttgtataaGCTACATTAGTAATATGCACATAAGGATTTGTTGTATTTGTTGTATAAGCTTATTATTAAGTAGAGTACGAGTAACAATTAGTGTTATGAATGTCTACAGTCTACACAGTCTTCTGTTTTCATCTTTGATTATGAAGCATGTTGTGCATAGggctggcaaatcgtgcggatTGGGTCGCTATCGGGTCAACCCAATAACGACCCAATCTTATCGGATCcaaacccaacccaacccaacccaaatcATCGTGTTCTTATCGGGTTCAACCCAAACAGATTCGTGTCGGATTCGTGCCGGATTCGTGCGGATTTcatgtcatccaaaaaaatatcgatCATCTTTTAATGATAGTAAGTTGCTACACAATATAAACGCTATACGATAACGATCGacatatgatattatataattaaaatttgatattacacgataaataagatattacaaaattaaaataattaatttaaataatttttaaatccaaataataaaactaaagtatattaaaattaaatctaactaataaagttaaaataattattttttaataaaatttaagtatgcagtaatattttttaatcataaaaaataattaataatagtattaatcatatttttactaataaaattataattataattttttttaattaataaaataattataattataattataatatttttaattaatagaaataattaaaattaaaatttaatatattatttaaattaatataaataatcaaaataattattttttttcttaacggATAACCCAACCCGACCCAAATccgacccaacccaacccaaaattTTCGGGTTCTTATTGGGTCGACCCTATAAGGATCCAAATCCTAAAcgtgcgtgttcgtgtcgggttaACTTCGTGCGGATTCGTGTCGGATCAAAAATTGCCAACCGTGCACTTTCTATCTTACTCTTTTTTGGTGGAGTAAAGACCTCGTGACGTAGATGATTCATATCGCATTTACTGCCTAGAGTAAAATTCGTGTCGTCCACAAagtctttattatttaaatgacGAAGTAAGTATAAAACGCGTAGAAGAATAGTAAACAACCTTAgtttatccaaaaatattaaaaattcaaaaattaattctctataattatcacaaaaatatatcgtatcgaccaaTTAACgtatccaaaaaaataaaatatttataaaatctaaatattgcatttattaatataaatcaacaaaaataaagtttatgtttaggtataatatattatatggaATATAGgagtactccctttgtcctctaaaaatagaaattatttcctttttggttcgttccctaaaaatagtaactttctatttaagaaatttctttttttttctcatgaGGCGAGAtccatttttcactaacacaattttctttctatctctttctaactttaccaatttttgcattaaaacccatgtcatttaaaaagtttttatttttaggggacgAATGgagcattaaaaaaaatcaatttttcagtttttcgatTTTTATCCGAACCAAACCGGGCGAAAAACCTAAGTTAACCAAAAGTTTAAACCAAATCGAACCAAAAGACTAGGGCTGAGTAAACGGTCGGTTCGGTTAATAACCAAACCGACTTGTTGGTTAAGCGGCCagaaaaaatagtagaaaaaCTAATTGGAACCGAACCAAACTCTAGTTCGGTTACTACACTAACCGACTCGGTTAGAACCGATCGATTACAATACTAACCAAATTGgactgaaataaaattttaattccaataaaaactaaaataatactaatagatTAAGAACCAAATAATACATCAAGTTTTCACCTAATAATCGAGAACTTGATATCAATTTTTCACCCaacaaaagtttaaaaaaaaaaaccaataaTCAAGTGCTTAATTTTCATGATGTTCATAATTCATCTTACAATACTTGAACAATGTATACATAATCAAGTGCTTGATTTCACccaacaaaaacataattttcaaCTTCAAAGTTAAATGAtgctattttaattattaatgcgtaaaacttataaattttacttattgacaaataacaaaaataatacactctcaaaaattcaaactattgaaaactaatactagtataaaatacataatttatgcatatttgaaaatttaaaaatattcaattaaatattaatgtaattttttcttGACTTTTTGATACATATAACAAAGAATTCAGAATTAACTTTGTAccgaaattataattaaaaatagaattatatttaaaattaaatttgattgcGGTTATCAGTTCTAACCGCTAATCGCTCCAAACACCTTTAATTTCGATTTTTGCTGAACCGATAACCGATCGATTTTGATTAGATTCTCGTTTGACCGAATAACCGAGAACCGTTTATCCcctaaaaaaaacaatgtttaacaaattttaaattttaatttggttgagACTTGAAATAGAGTTAAGTTATAGAACGCTGAGAATGAACAGTAAACAACCGTAAGCGGGAGGAGAGAATGATAAGGCTCTCTCTAACATCCACCGCCTCTCCTCCGCTCAAACCcaatcaccaccaccactccCGCCGTCAAACCTCCACCACCCCAAAACCTCCCGACACCATCACCTTCGAGTCACTCAAGAGCCGCATCATCCGCCATGCCGACGCCGGCCGCCTCCACGAAGCAATCTCCGCCCTCGATCTCATGTCCCGCTCCAATCTCTCCCCCGATCTCACCACCTACTCCGTCCTCCTCAAATCCTGCATCCGCACCCGCAGCTTCGACCTCGGCCGAGCCCTCCACTCCAAGCTACAAAATTCCGGAATCCAGCTCGACCACATCGTCCTCAACTCCCTCATCAGTCTCTATTCCAAATGCGGCGACTGGAAAAAAGCGGAGGAGATATTCGCCTCCATGCGCGGAGGAGCCAGGGATTTGGTCTCCTGGAGTGCTATGATTTCGGGATACGCTCACAGCGGATTGAATTCGGAGGCGATTGCTTTGTTTTTTGAGA is part of the Salvia hispanica cultivar TCC Black 2014 unplaced genomic scaffold, UniMelb_Shisp_WGS_1.0 HiC_scaffold_1344, whole genome shotgun sequence genome and encodes:
- the LOC125198284 gene encoding rust resistance kinase Lr10-like gives rise to the protein MTKGFGEKLGQGGYGDVYKGKLRSGNKVAVKMLRNLGGNEHDFMNEIATIGRIHHVNVVKLVGYCAHGSKRALVFDFMSNGSLDKYLFNQEKMNSLNWAKKFEIAAGVARGIEYLHRGCDIQILHFDIKPHNVLLNDNFIPKVSDFGLAKYFSKEKNSVTLTAARGTIGYVAPELINRGIGTISYKADVYSFGMMLMDIVGLKRDLVGNNDSSSKYFPYWIYDHINQGKDYTEIACVDKNDGTREVCRKMTIVALWCIQMNPGDRPSMNEVLKMLEGDVEHLRIPEYPSQSTQTVANVDQTGTTCSSDYVSFPHHDDSFPSVEITVQE